In a genomic window of Desulfobacterales bacterium:
- a CDS encoding protein-glutamate O-methyltransferase CheR → MAAPNPSKYQRSFPGFSFPPWHRLRLRLDLSLLSLIFYFSHNRSPGAQQVRFPEPLSQVARTMSLNKTDLEDIELEVLKEAILRRYGYDFRHYAKASFRRRTEYFLGKTDVARISELIPRIIHDKSFFESFFYTLCITVSEMFRDPFVFKAIRNKVVPMLKTFPFVKIWTAGCAAGEEAYSMAILLREEGLYDRARIYATDFNEEALDRAKKGIFSIERIKEFTRNYLEAGGRSSFSDYYLARYDSAIMNKELKKNIVFANYNLISDSVFGEMHLVLCRNVLIYFDKRLQNRVLGLLNDSLIHNGFLCLGAKESIRFSGVAENFKSFSKKEKIYQKKDGRGMVTDRLNNVWMEVDDEDRQP, encoded by the coding sequence ATGGCGGCGCCCAACCCCTCGAAGTACCAGCGATCCTTTCCTGGTTTTTCGTTTCCGCCCTGGCACCGGCTCCGGCTCCGGCTCGATTTGTCGTTGTTGTCTTTAATCTTCTATTTTTCCCATAACCGTTCACCGGGGGCGCAACAGGTGCGCTTCCCCGAGCCGTTATCGCAGGTGGCCCGGACGATGAGCTTGAACAAGACCGATCTTGAAGATATTGAACTTGAAGTCCTCAAGGAGGCGATCCTCAGGCGGTACGGCTACGATTTCCGTCACTACGCCAAGGCCTCGTTCAGAAGAAGGACCGAGTATTTTCTCGGCAAAACGGATGTCGCGCGGATATCCGAGCTGATTCCGCGGATCATCCATGACAAATCATTTTTTGAGTCGTTCTTCTACACCCTCTGTATCACCGTGAGCGAGATGTTCAGGGACCCCTTTGTCTTCAAGGCCATCAGAAACAAGGTGGTGCCGATGTTGAAGACATTCCCTTTTGTCAAGATCTGGACAGCAGGCTGCGCCGCCGGAGAAGAGGCCTACTCCATGGCGATTCTGCTGCGGGAAGAGGGGCTTTATGACCGGGCCCGGATATATGCCACGGACTTCAACGAGGAGGCCCTTGACCGGGCGAAAAAGGGAATATTCTCCATTGAAAGGATAAAGGAATTTACCCGTAACTACCTGGAGGCGGGCGGCAGGTCGTCGTTTTCGGATTACTACCTGGCCAGGTACGACTCCGCAATAATGAACAAGGAGTTGAAGAAGAACATCGTCTTTGCCAATTACAACCTGATCTCGGACTCGGTCTTTGGGGAGATGCACCTGGTACTGTGCCGGAACGTTCTTATCTACTTTGATAAAAGGCTCCAGAACCGGGTTCTCGGTCTGCTGAACGACAGCCTGATCCACAACGGCTTTTTATGCCTGGGGGCCAAGGAGAGCATCCGGTTTTCCGGGGTGGCTGAAAACTTCAAATCTTTTTCAAAAAAAGAAAAGATCTACCAGAAAAAAGACGGCCGCGGGATGGTAACGGATCGCTTGAATAACGTCTGGATGGAGGTGGATGATGAAGATCGGCAACCTTAA